The genomic DNA GCCAACATTGTCTCTTAACCATTGTTTTTCCTCTTGTGAAATTTCTATCTCTATTTGAATTATCATTGGTAAATTGCGATTTTGAAATTGACTCAACAACTCTTGAGTCTGGTTGACGCTTATTTGAAATTCAGAGAACCAATGTTGCCATTCATTTGGCTGGTAACCACCGTATATGGACTTCAACATGCGTATTGCGTCAAATATGCATGACTTTCCACACCCGTTTGGTCCAGCTATAACAACAACATCAGACAAATCTCTCACAGAGAGACGGGTTATGGCACGGAAATTTTCTATATGGATTCCCTTGATACGCATAACCAGCATTGTATCAAATTTTTTGGTATGGCATAGCTACAACTTTATTAGAACGTTTGGCAATTAAGCCGCGCTACTCTTTGTAATAGAGTAGATCAGAAACGTCTATTTGGCGCCCAGTCATCCTTCTCAACTGACTAATCACGGCATTCAATACAGAAAGATCAACTCGTTCGGATTTTCCACGGGCAAGGGCGTATATAGTATTTCTACTGACTTGACCATCAAGCAACTGTGAAAGTCGGTATGGAGTAATGCCTTCCTGCTCCAACAAGTGCTTCAACTGCCACTCGATCATGTCACCACTATACGCATTCAAGTGATAATACCACAATCTTGACACTAGTACCAAGAAGATGGTAATATAACGTCACCTGAGAGGGACGGGCCTAGGAAACTCTGCCCCTCGCAGGAATCCCAGTTGAGGTGAGATCGTGGATGAGTTTAGCACCGTAGTTAGAGGCAACCCCAAGCCCGGAGTCGTCTTCGAACGTACTGCTGAGGGGGAGCGAGTCATCCTCAACCCGGACATCTCAGTAACTGTGGAGCGAGAAGGGCTCTGCACCACCCTCATCCCCAGCTATGAACAGTGGCTCTCCTGGCAAGTGGACTGCTTCAACGCGCTGGTTGGGCTTCTCCCCGAGATCAAGCTTGGAGAGGTCGGCATCCGCATGGGCCAGAACTATGAGGCTGAGGTCGTGGCCGCCTTCGCCCTCCGCAGCTTCTACGCTGCCTAAACAGATAGGAAAAGACAGAGGCTGTCCCAGTTGCTCGGATGGCCTCTGCTTCTGTTGAATAGGGGTGGGGGGTACTTTTCCTGGCGGAAGGCAGTACAGGCGCTGGTAGGCACCCACACATTTTTTAGCCACACTGAAATTTGAGGCGGAAAAGGAAAACTTAGGTGTAGGAGATATCGGGGCTGCTGATCGGCGAAGCGCTACCTCCCCTACACAGGTTCATTTTGGTGCGGGTAAGGGAAAGCGTGCTCAAAAGGCTCAAAAACCGTGGCCCTCTCTCACCTTCGCTTCCTCTATCTCCTCCCCACGCTTCAAAACTCGGGGTGGTAGAAGTGAGCCAGGACTTCTGGGATCTCGTATAGCAACCAGACTCCAGATGTCCTGACTCATACAACTCTCACGTAGGAGGGGGTGCCTGTTAGGCTGCTAAGGTGTCCTCCTTGGTCTGAGCCAGCTCTCGCTCACTCTCAGGCTTGCGTCGCTCCGCTAGTCGCTGCATCAACTCCCGTGCAACAGGATCGATTTGGTACTTCCTCTCCTGCGTGCCGCCGTCATCCCTGATTCTTGATGTCTCCTTGGCAACGAGCCCTAGTTGCTTCAGGTACTTGTTCAGGGTCTTGATCGGCTGCTCACCCACGTTCTCGGGAACAGCAAACCCCAGGTCCTTCACTACCTGGTCTGCTTCCGATTGCATGAACTCAGCAAACGCGGCCAAAACGTCTGCACTGAGAGGCCCGTCCTGCTTATATCCACCGTACGTGGCCTCAATCCTCTTCCGAAGGTCCGTCTGGAGGGCCAGAATTTCCTTGTCTGGGATGATTTCGGTGGCAAACGTCTGGTCCCGGTGAATCAACTGTTCAGTGGACACAGCGAGTGCCTCGAACGCCCGAATCTGAGAGGACAGCCTCTTCAGAGGTGTCTTGATCAGCTCCCCGAGGTCCTCGGCAGAGTTTCCATTCAACTGCCTGTAGTAGAAGCGTTCGAGCTTGTACTCCTGCTCCGTTGTCAGGCTCCCCTTCTCCTTCTGCACGGCCTCCGCCTCCGGTCGGCTGATGTCTTCAGCGTTCGTGACGCCTTTCACACGTTCCGCTTCAAACTCCGCATTCGCCTTCGCCAGAGCTTGCTTCGTTTCCTCCGCCCTCTCGACATCCTGAACGTTGTTCTGGGTGAGAGTAAACCCGAGTTGCTGGGCCATCGAAACGAAGTGAGCCTTCAGCTCTGAGTGGCTGACGTTGTTGGCGGCCTCCTGCTCGCTGACGAGAGTGAGGTACGTGTTCCACTTCGCGTCGAACGCCCATTTGCCCGTCACCTCGTTCAAGGTCATCAGGTTCCTGTAGTCGTCCTTGGTCTTGAAGTACCGCTGGTACAGCACCGCAGGATCCGTTTCCCGTTCTTCCGTCTTTGGGGTGACCCATACTTTGATGAGGGCCTTCTCGTCCCTGACACGGTTTACGGCCTGCATCAGGTCCTTGTGGTTCTGACTTCCACCGTCGGCAAAGAGGTACACCTCCTCGAAGTGCTTCACACTGATGTCAACACCCGTGAAGAGGGTCGGTGAGTACACCAGGACCTAGTAGTTCTGCACCTGAGTTGGGATGTTGGTGATGAAGTCCTGCACCAAGGCCGTCTGGCTGTTCTTGGAGTTCACCTTGAGGAGCTTCAGGTCGGAGTGTTTCTCCTTAAGGGCTCGCTCCAGGGCTTCCGTAAGGCTCCGGCTGTCACAGGCGACCACGACGTTACGTCCGTTCCGCACAGCGTCAAACAGCTCGGCTTGCAGCGTGAGCTTGCTCTTGAACAGCTGCATGGCTCGCCCCTTCGGGCGCCAAGTGTTCTCCAGGAAGTAGTAGTCGCTCACGTTCATCCGGTTCATCAGGTAGGTGATATCCGGATCCCCAGCGTCCGCATCACTGGCAATCACCTGCTTGGCGTTCTTCAGGACCCACCCGAAGGTCGAGAGGATTGAGGAGCGGTTCTCCTTGCAGGTGTCCCCCGCGAGGTGGTTCAACCCCTGGGTGAATTCGTCCAGGATCACCAAAGCGTCCCTATAGTTGCCCGGTGTGAGCTTGTACAGGCTGTCGTATGTGACGGCGAGACTTCGCGTGCAGCTGGACAGGTCCGCGACGCTTTCGTAGTTGTCGATTCCGAAGCGAGCACTGATCTGCTTCAGGAGGGTTCGGCGGTGAGCGATCACCAGCACTTTCCCCTTTGCCTCGGTGTGCTTTCTGACCAGCTTCTCGATGGCGGTGGTCTTCCCCGTCCCCTGGTAGCTCTTCAGAATCACCAGCTTGTCCGAGCTCGTGATGTCCGGGAGGTGCCTAGCCTCAATCGTTTCCGTGGGACGATGAACGCGCTGTACCGCAGACATCTTGGGGGCACGAACATACCCGTGCTCCCTGGCAAGGTAGAACAGGCTTGCAATCGTCACGTCCCGGCTCGTGAAGCTGTGGACCTTCTGTGGAATGTTCCAGCCGTCCGTACTGGGGCTCCATGCCTCGGCAAGCTCTATCGCCTTGGCAGCCCCGAACTGGGACCAAAGAGCCATGAGGACAGTCAGGCACTGGTTGTAGTTGCCGGTCCCCGGAGCTCTCTGGGGGATGCACTTGAGCGCCTCCACCACTTCCGCCTCATCCACGTTCGAGGGAGCCGCCGCGTTGAGCGAGGACTTGCCCGCCTTACCAGCTGGCTTAGGCTTGATGGGCTTGACCTCCTCGACCAGGAGCTCATCCAGGGCAAGCTCTGAGAGCTGAACGTCCTGCTGGAGTGGAACCTCGGCCTGCGTGTTGCCGTAGAACATCCGGCAAGCGTCCTTGCAGCTCGCGTCTGCCGCGGGATACTTCCTCAGCAGGTTACAGAGGACCGTCTCCACCTGCTTCCGGTCCGTCAGGTCCCGTGGGAGAGCCCATAGAACCCTGAACTTGTCCGTCGTCCCATCCTTGCGGTGGTTAACGCTTGTGTAGATCAGGCAGGCCTGCTCCGTAATGTACGTGTCGTCTAAGGCATCGGCCAGAGTAAAGCCGCCATCGAAATCGAGTGCGACAAAACCGCTTGAGTTGAAGTTGCCCTTGTTGCGCGCTCTACCGACATAGTCGGCAGAGATGGCATGCCCGCTCTGGACAGCCTGTGCAATCTCCTCAACACTCAAACACTGCGTCTCGAAATGGTTGTTGAAATCTCTCTCTAGGTGATCCTTGTCTCGAACAGACTGGTTCACCGAAATGGTTATTCTCTTTTTCATGTATTCCTCTCGAAATGGTTACCGCCCTCTCGATGCGGCAGAATTGAAAACGTATCCGAAAATGGCCAACTGTGTCGAGCTTGAGCTACGACACCAAAAAATGGTCTATAGGCTACTCAAGTGTCCTCTCAGCACCTAAGGTGCCGTGACGACTTAACTGCGCCCATCATTTACCCCCACACCAACTCTCGCCGTTTCACGCTCCAGCGAGGGCAGTAAGTACTCGCTCCAAAATCTCCCCGTCTTACACATGAGTGGGTACTCTGTGTGTCAGCCCTTATAGGATCCACCAGTAGGCACCCAAAATGTGGGCACTGATATGCTCCGCCAAAAGCTGAAGGGTGAGCCATAGCCTGTGGCACCCTCAAACGAGGAAGCGTCCACTTGCCATGTCGAGCTGACCGATTACCCCTTCTCCAGCTGAAACAGCCCTGATTGTCAACTCGCGGCAGGACAACTGTCCCCGCTGTGGCACCCACGGTGACAGATCATGAAGGTGATGTCAAGGGGGGACTCATCCATCTCTTAAGGGATGTTGGCTCGCCAGCCTCGTGAAGCGACTCAAGACCGACACCCCGGTTGTTGTGACAACCAATCCC from Deinococcus apachensis DSM 19763 includes the following:
- a CDS encoding AAA family ATPase is translated as MKKRITISVNQSVRDKDHLERDFNNHFETQCLSVEEIAQAVQSGHAISADYVGRARNKGNFNSSGFVALDFDGGFTLADALDDTYITEQACLIYTSVNHRKDGTTDKFRVLWALPRDLTDRKQVETVLCNLLRKYPAADASCKDACRMFYGNTQAEVPLQQDVQLSELALDELLVEEVKPIKPKPAGKAGKSSLNAAAPSNVDEAEVVEALKCIPQRAPGTGNYNQCLTVLMALWSQFGAAKAIELAEAWSPSTDGWNIPQKVHSFTSRDVTIASLFYLAREHGYVRAPKMSAVQRVHRPTETIEARHLPDITSSDKLVILKSYQGTGKTTAIEKLVRKHTEAKGKVLVIAHRRTLLKQISARFGIDNYESVADLSSCTRSLAVTYDSLYKLTPGNYRDALVILDEFTQGLNHLAGDTCKENRSSILSTFGWVLKNAKQVIASDADAGDPDITYLMNRMNVSDYYFLENTWRPKGRAMQLFKSKLTLQAELFDAVRNGRNVVVACDSRSLTEALERALKEKHSDLKLLKVNSKNSQTALVQDFITNIPTQVQNY
- a CDS encoding helix-turn-helix domain-containing protein; this encodes MIEWQLKHLLEQEGITPYRLSQLLDGQVSRNTIYALARGKSERVDLSVLNAVISQLRRMTGRQIDVSDLLYYKE
- a CDS encoding ATP-binding protein, with the protein product MLVMRIKGIHIENFRAITRLSVRDLSDVVVIAGPNGCGKSCIFDAIRMLKSIYGGYQPNEWQHWFSEFQISVNQTQELLSQFQNRNLPMIIQIEIEISQEEKQWLRDNVGHSLEKSAWRRYVPDLSRGQKERGRGETPAQSHFSACSARHEGHRGHA